In the genome of Methanocalculus natronophilus, the window ACTCGATGATGTATTGGTTGAAACAACTGAATACTTTGAAAAACAACAGCAATTAAAAGCTTCTATTAAATCCACTTTAATGATGCCTTTGATTTATATGATTGTAGCGGTTGGAGTAGGAATTTTCTTGATGGTTGGTGTTATGCCACAGTTTGAAGGCATGTATGCATCCTTAGGCGGAGACTTACCAGGTGTAACTATGTTATTTATGAACGTAGGAAATTTCTTAAGAGCGTTAAGGTTTATCTATAAAAAATCTCATCGCTTACAGACGTTGTTTAGCTATATCGCAGTTAAAATGCCTATATTTGGTGAACTTGTGAAACTGAATAACTTAAGCCGCATTGCATCAACTATTGCACAATTATTAAAA includes:
- a CDS encoding type II secretion system F family protein, whose product is MVETTEYFEKQQQLKASIKSTLMMPLIYMIVAVGVGIFLMVGVMPQFEGMYASLGGDLPGVTMLFMNVGNFLRALRFIYKKSHRLQTLFSYIAVKMPIFGELVKLNNLSRIASTIAQLLKNHVPLQDSLDTTRGTLDNKVYKNLLVKAQKNVMNGEYMSTAFEHHYASEVIFTRMMSVGERTGDLGKM